A region of Drosophila mauritiana strain mau12 chromosome 3L, ASM438214v1, whole genome shotgun sequence DNA encodes the following proteins:
- the LOC117140061 gene encoding transient receptor potential cation channel subfamily A member 1 isoform X1, with amino-acid sequence MMCDKLRNTNEPLTSAYSRDQRPFTITAPATATDRNQSSKSTSSRMPKLYNGVYSGQCGALSPPDLMEAQPKLLPKPRSNSSGSTGRNSKYWIFSMIIERSAGPKRIEIDGDDADTPLEAILPAEPPAEVCLLRDSPFRILRAAESGNLDDFKRLFMADNSRIALKDAKGRTAAHQAAARNRVNILRYIRDQNGDFNAKDNAGNTPLHIAVESDAYDALDYLLSIPVDTGVLNEKKQAPVHLATELNKVKSLRVMGQYRNVIDIQQGGEHGRTALHLAAIYDHEECARILITEFDACPRKPCNNGYYPIHEAAKNASSKTMEVFFQWGEQRGCTREEMISFYDSEGNVPLHSAVHGGDIKAVELCLKSGAKISTQQHDLSTPVHLACAQGAIDIVKLMFEMQPMEKRLCLSCTDVQKMTPLHCASMFDHPDIVSYLVAEGADINALDKEHRSPLLLAASRSGWKTVHLLIRLGACISVKDAAARNVLHFVIMNGGRLTDFAEQVANCQTQAQLKLLLNEKDSMGCSPLHYASRDGHIRSLENLIRLGACINLKNNNNESPLHFAARYGRYNTVRQLLDSEKGSFIINESDGAGMTPLHISSQQGHTRVVQLLLNRGALLHRDHTGRNPLQLAAMSGYTETIELLHSVHSHLLDQVDKDGNTALHLATMENKPHAISVLMSMGCKLVYNVLDMSAIDYAIYYKYPEAALAMVTHEERANEVMALRSDKHPCVTLALIASMPKVFEAVQDKCITKANCKKDSKSFYIKYSFAFLQCPFMFAKIDEKTGESITTASPIPLPALNTMVTHGRVELLAHPLSQKYLQMKWNSYGKYFHLANLLIYSIFLVFVTIYSSLMMNNIELKAGDNKTMSQYCNMGWEQLTMNLSQNPSVASQIRLDSCEERINRTTAILFCAVVIVVYILLNSMRELIQIYQQKLHYILETVNLISWVLYISALVMVTPAFQPDGGINTIHYSAASIAVFLSWFRLLLFLQRFDQVGIYVVMFLEILQTLIKVLMVFSILIIAFGLAFYILLSKIIDPQPNHLSFSNIPMSLLRTFSMMLGELDFVGTYVNTYYRDQLKVPMTSFLILSVFMILMPILLMNLLIGLAVGDIESVRRNAQLKRLAMQVVLHTELERKLPHVWLQRVDKMELIEYPNETKCKLGFCDFILRKWFSNPFTEDSSMDVISFDNNDDYINAELERQRRKLRDISRMLEQQHQLVRLIVQKMEIKTEADDVDEGISPNELRSVVGLRSAGGNRWNSPRVRNKLRAALSFNKSM; translated from the exons ATGATGTGTGATAAGTTGCGAAATACAAACGAGCCACTAACCAGCGCGTACAGTCGCGACCAGCGGCCCTTTACGATTACAGCTCCGGCCACGGCCACGGATCGCAACCAGAGTTCCAAGAGCACCAGCTCCAGGATGCCCAAGCTCTACAACGGAGTCTACAGCGGCCAGTGCGGCGCCCTATCGCCACCTGACCTCATGGAGGCCCAGCCGAAGCTACTTCCCAAGCCaaggagcaacagcagcggcagcaccGGCCGGAACAGCAAG TATTGGATATTTTCAATGATAATCGAGCGCAGTGCGGGTCCCAAGCGGATTGAAATCGATGGCGATGATGCGGACACGCCGCTGGAGGCCATCCTGCCAGCCGAACCGCCGGCGGAGGTCTGCCTCTTGCGTGACAGCCCCTTCAGGATATTGCGG GCGGCTGAGTCGGGAAACCTTGACGACTTCAAGCGACTCTTCATGGCGGACAACTCGCGCATTGCTTTAAAGGATGCGAAAGGACGAACGGCTGCCCATCAGGCGGCGGCCCGTAATAGGGTTAACATTTTGCGGTACATCCGCGACCAGAATGGCG ACTTTAATGCGAAGGATAATGCCGGCAATACCCCGCTCCACATCGCCGTGGAGAGCGATGCCTACGACGCTCTGGACTATCTATTGTCCAT CCCAGTGGATACGGGAGTGCTGAACGAGAAGAAGCAGGCCCCAGTGCACCTGGCCACCGAGCTGAACAAAGTGAAGTCCCTTCGGGTGATGGGTCAGTACCGCAATGTCATCGATATCCAGCAGGGCGGCGAGCATGGACGCACCGCTCTGCACTTGGCCGCCATCTACGATCACGAGGAGTGCGCTCGTATCCTG ATAACTGAGTTCGATGCATGCCCACGTAAGCCCTGTAACAATGGTTATTATCCCATACACGAAGCGGCCAAGAATGCCAGCTCCAAGACAATGGAGGTCTTCTTCCAG TGGGGCGAGCAGCGCGGCTGCACCCGCGAGGAGATGATATCCTTCTACGACTCGGAGGGCAATGTGCCGCTCCATTCGGCTGTCCATGGTGGCGACATCAAGGCTGTGGAGCTGTGCCTCAAGTCCGGGGCCAAGATATCCACGCAGCAACACGATCTCTCGACGCCAGTGCACCTGGCTTGTGCCCAG GGAGCCATCGACATTGTGAAGCTCATGTTCGAGATGCAGCCAATGGAGAAGCGACTATGTCTGAGTTGCACGGATGTGCAGAAGATGACGCCGCTGCACTGCGCCTCCATGTTCGATCATCCGGACATTGTGTCCTATCTGGTGGCCGAGGGAGCGGACATTAATGCCCTGGACAAGGAGCACCGCTCCCCGTTGCTCCTTGCGGCATCGCGTAGCGGTTGGAAAACAG TTCACCTCCTGATTCGCCTGGGGGCGTGCATTAGTGTCAAGGACGCCGCCGCCCGCAATGTGCTGCACTTCGTCATCATGAACGGCGGTCGGCTGACGGACTTCGCCGAGCAGGTGGCCAACTGCCAGACGCAGGCGCAGCTGAAGCTGCTGCTCAACGAGAAGGACAGTATGGGCTGCTCGCCGCTGCATTACGCCAGTCGGGATGGGCACATCCGGTCGCTGGAGAACCTTATTCGACTGGGAGCCTGCATCAAcctgaagaacaacaacaacgagagTCCACTGCACTTTGCCGCTCGCTACGGAAGGTACAATACGGTGCGACAGCTCTTGGACTCCGAGAAGGGATCCTTCATTATCAACGAAAGTGACGGTGCAGGGATGACACCACTGCACATATCCTCGCAGCAAGGACACACTCGAGtggtgcagctgctgctcaaTCGGGGAGCCCTGCTCCATCGGGACCACACCGGACGCAATCCCCTCCAGCTAGCGGCCATGTCCGGATACACCGAGACCATCGAGCTGCTGCACTCGGTGCACTCGCATCTGCTCGATCAGGTGGACAAGGATGGG AACACCGCCCTCCACCTGGCCACCATGGAGAATAAGCCCCATGCGATCTCCGTGCTTATGTCTATGGGCTGCAAGCTGGTCTACAATGTTCTGGACATGAGTGCCATTGACTATGCCATCTACTACAAGTATCCGGAGGCTGCCCTGGCCATGGTCACCCACGAGGAGCGGGCCAACGAGGTGATGGCTCTGCGTTCCGACAAGCATCCGTGCGTGACCCTCGCCCTGATTGCCTCCATGCCCAAGGTATTCGAGGCGGTGCAGGACAAGTGCATTACCAAGGCCAACTGCAAGAAGGACTCCAAGAGTTTCTAC ATCAAGTACTCTTTCGCATTCTTGCAATGCCCCTTTATGTTTGCCAAGATTGATGAGAAAACCGGAGAGTCGATTACGACCGCCAGTCCCATTCCGTTGCCGGCTTTGAAT ACCATGGTAACCCATGGCAGGGTGGAGCTGCTGGCCCACCCGCTCAGCCAGAAGTATCTGCAGATGAAGTGGAACTCGTACGGCAAGTACTTTCACCTGGCCAACCTGCTGATCTACTCGATATTCCTGGTCTTTGTAACCATCTACTCCTCGCTGATGATGAACAACATTGAATTGAAGGCTGGAGACAACAAGACGATGAGTCAATACTGCAATATGGG GTGGGAGCAGCTGACCATGAATCTCTCCCAGAACCCGTCGGTGGCATCACAGATTCGTTTGGATTCCTGCGAGGAGCGTATAAATAGAACCACTGCAATACTTTTCTGTGCGGTGGTCATAGTGGTCTATATACTGCTCAACTCGATGCGGGAACTAAtacagatataccagcagaAATTGCACTATATCCTGGAGACAGTTAATTTGATATCCTGGGTGTTGTACATCTCGGCTTTGGTGATGGTGACACCGGCATTTCAGCCGGATGGAGGAATCAATACCATTCATTACTCGGCCGCTTCAATAGCAGTGTTTCTGTCCTGGTTCCGATTGCTGCTGTTCCTGCAAAGATTCGACCAGGTCGGCATCTATGTGGTCATGTTCTTGGAGATTCTGCAGACGCTCATCAAAGTGCTGATGGTATTCTCCATACTGATAATCGCCTTTGGTCTGGCTTTCTATATACTACTTTCAAAG ATTATTGACCCCCAACCGAATCACTTGTCCTTCTCCAACATACCCATGTCCTTGCTGCGAACTTTCTCAATGATGCTGGGCGAGCTGGACTTTGTGGGTACCTATGTGAACACCTACTATCGGGATCAGTTGAAGGTGCCCATGACCTCATTCTTGATTTTGA GTGTCTTTATGATCCTTATGCCCATTCTTCTGATGAACTTGCTCATCGGTTTGGCTGTCGGCGACATTGAGTCAGTGCGTCGCAATGCCCAGCTCAAGAGGCTGGCCATGCAAGTGGTGCTCCACACGGAGCTGGAGAGGAAGTTGCCCCATGTCTGGCTGCAGCGAGTGGACAAGATGGAGCTGATTGAGTATCCCAATGAAACCAAGTGCAAGCTGGGCTTCTGCGATTTCATTCTGCGCAAGTGGTTCTCGAATCCATTCACCGAGGATT CCTCCATGGACGTCATCTCCTTCGACAACAACGATGACTACATCAACGCGGAATTGGAACGGCAGAGGCGAAAGTTGCGCGACATTAGTCGCAtgctggagcagcagcaccagctgGTTCGGCTCATTGTCCAAAAGATGGAGATCAAGACGGAGGCTGATGACGTGGACGAGGGTATATCCCCAAACGAGCTGCGATCCGTGGTGGGCCTGAGATCGGCAGGGGGAAATCGATGGAACTCGCCTCGAGTCCGAAATAAACTTCGAGCCGCCCTAAGCTTCAACAAGAGCATGTAG
- the LOC117140061 gene encoding transient receptor potential cation channel subfamily A member 1 isoform X3, whose amino-acid sequence MMCDKLRNTNEPLTSAYSRDQRPFTITAPATATDRNQSSKSTSSRMPKLYNGVYSGQCGALSPPDLMEAQPKLLPKPRSNSSGSTGRNSKYWIFSMIIERSAGPKRIEIDGDDADTPLEAILPAEPPAEVCLLRDSPFRILRAAESGNLDDFKRLFMADNSRIALKDAKGRTAAHQAAARNRVNILRYIRDQNGDFNAKDNAGNTPLHIAVESDAYDALDYLLSIPVDTGVLNEKKQAPVHLATELNKVKSLRVMGQYRNVIDIQQGGEHGRTALHLAAIYDHEECARILITEFDACPRKPCNNGYYPIHEAAKNASSKTMEVFFQWGEQRGCTREEMISFYDSEGNVPLHSAVHGGDIKAVELCLKSGAKISTQQHDLSTPVHLACAQGAIDIVKLMFEMQPMEKRLCLSCTDVQKMTPLHCASMFDHPDIVSYLVAEGADINALDKEHRSPLLLAASRSGWKTVHLLIRLGACISVKDAAARNVLHFVIMNGGRLTDFAEQVANCQTQAQLKLLLNEKDSMGCSPLHYASRDGHIRSLENLIRLGACINLKNNNNESPLHFAARYGRYNTVRQLLDSEKGSFIINESDGAGMTPLHISSQQGHTRVVQLLLNRGALLHRDHTGRNPLQLAAMSGYTETIELLHSVHSHLLDQVDKDGNTALHLATMENKPHAISVLMSMGCKLVYNVLDMSAIDYAIYYKYPEAALAMVTHEERANEVMALRSDKHPCVTLALIASMPKVFEAVQDKCITKANCKKDSKSFYIKYSFAFLQCPFMFAKIDEKTGESITTASPIPLPALNCCSSSFLVLIHDLGVTVGWDVAHNRV is encoded by the exons ATGATGTGTGATAAGTTGCGAAATACAAACGAGCCACTAACCAGCGCGTACAGTCGCGACCAGCGGCCCTTTACGATTACAGCTCCGGCCACGGCCACGGATCGCAACCAGAGTTCCAAGAGCACCAGCTCCAGGATGCCCAAGCTCTACAACGGAGTCTACAGCGGCCAGTGCGGCGCCCTATCGCCACCTGACCTCATGGAGGCCCAGCCGAAGCTACTTCCCAAGCCaaggagcaacagcagcggcagcaccGGCCGGAACAGCAAG TATTGGATATTTTCAATGATAATCGAGCGCAGTGCGGGTCCCAAGCGGATTGAAATCGATGGCGATGATGCGGACACGCCGCTGGAGGCCATCCTGCCAGCCGAACCGCCGGCGGAGGTCTGCCTCTTGCGTGACAGCCCCTTCAGGATATTGCGG GCGGCTGAGTCGGGAAACCTTGACGACTTCAAGCGACTCTTCATGGCGGACAACTCGCGCATTGCTTTAAAGGATGCGAAAGGACGAACGGCTGCCCATCAGGCGGCGGCCCGTAATAGGGTTAACATTTTGCGGTACATCCGCGACCAGAATGGCG ACTTTAATGCGAAGGATAATGCCGGCAATACCCCGCTCCACATCGCCGTGGAGAGCGATGCCTACGACGCTCTGGACTATCTATTGTCCAT CCCAGTGGATACGGGAGTGCTGAACGAGAAGAAGCAGGCCCCAGTGCACCTGGCCACCGAGCTGAACAAAGTGAAGTCCCTTCGGGTGATGGGTCAGTACCGCAATGTCATCGATATCCAGCAGGGCGGCGAGCATGGACGCACCGCTCTGCACTTGGCCGCCATCTACGATCACGAGGAGTGCGCTCGTATCCTG ATAACTGAGTTCGATGCATGCCCACGTAAGCCCTGTAACAATGGTTATTATCCCATACACGAAGCGGCCAAGAATGCCAGCTCCAAGACAATGGAGGTCTTCTTCCAG TGGGGCGAGCAGCGCGGCTGCACCCGCGAGGAGATGATATCCTTCTACGACTCGGAGGGCAATGTGCCGCTCCATTCGGCTGTCCATGGTGGCGACATCAAGGCTGTGGAGCTGTGCCTCAAGTCCGGGGCCAAGATATCCACGCAGCAACACGATCTCTCGACGCCAGTGCACCTGGCTTGTGCCCAG GGAGCCATCGACATTGTGAAGCTCATGTTCGAGATGCAGCCAATGGAGAAGCGACTATGTCTGAGTTGCACGGATGTGCAGAAGATGACGCCGCTGCACTGCGCCTCCATGTTCGATCATCCGGACATTGTGTCCTATCTGGTGGCCGAGGGAGCGGACATTAATGCCCTGGACAAGGAGCACCGCTCCCCGTTGCTCCTTGCGGCATCGCGTAGCGGTTGGAAAACAG TTCACCTCCTGATTCGCCTGGGGGCGTGCATTAGTGTCAAGGACGCCGCCGCCCGCAATGTGCTGCACTTCGTCATCATGAACGGCGGTCGGCTGACGGACTTCGCCGAGCAGGTGGCCAACTGCCAGACGCAGGCGCAGCTGAAGCTGCTGCTCAACGAGAAGGACAGTATGGGCTGCTCGCCGCTGCATTACGCCAGTCGGGATGGGCACATCCGGTCGCTGGAGAACCTTATTCGACTGGGAGCCTGCATCAAcctgaagaacaacaacaacgagagTCCACTGCACTTTGCCGCTCGCTACGGAAGGTACAATACGGTGCGACAGCTCTTGGACTCCGAGAAGGGATCCTTCATTATCAACGAAAGTGACGGTGCAGGGATGACACCACTGCACATATCCTCGCAGCAAGGACACACTCGAGtggtgcagctgctgctcaaTCGGGGAGCCCTGCTCCATCGGGACCACACCGGACGCAATCCCCTCCAGCTAGCGGCCATGTCCGGATACACCGAGACCATCGAGCTGCTGCACTCGGTGCACTCGCATCTGCTCGATCAGGTGGACAAGGATGGG AACACCGCCCTCCACCTGGCCACCATGGAGAATAAGCCCCATGCGATCTCCGTGCTTATGTCTATGGGCTGCAAGCTGGTCTACAATGTTCTGGACATGAGTGCCATTGACTATGCCATCTACTACAAGTATCCGGAGGCTGCCCTGGCCATGGTCACCCACGAGGAGCGGGCCAACGAGGTGATGGCTCTGCGTTCCGACAAGCATCCGTGCGTGACCCTCGCCCTGATTGCCTCCATGCCCAAGGTATTCGAGGCGGTGCAGGACAAGTGCATTACCAAGGCCAACTGCAAGAAGGACTCCAAGAGTTTCTAC ATCAAGTACTCTTTCGCATTCTTGCAATGCCCCTTTATGTTTGCCAAGATTGATGAGAAAACCGGAGAGTCGATTACGACCGCCAGTCCCATTCCGTTGCCGGCTTTGAAT TgttgctcctcctccttccTGGTCTTGATACATGATCTTGGGGTTACTGTGGGCTGGGATGTGGCACACAATCGAGTATAG